Proteins encoded in a region of the Marinococcus sp. PL1-022 genome:
- a CDS encoding ABC transporter ATP-binding protein: MERLVDMNNVSVRTNGRIRLEDVSFAVNQGEHRALLGLNGSGKTTLLQAILGQVWATKGEVHTWFGRHGRVNMQDLRREIGIVSNALDDQYQHRAGETAFNVALSGYFASIGIYEQAPQEITARAENALHTFGVSQYRDVPYAALSQGEKRRVMLARAWTTGAKLLLLDEPCTGLDVKGREELIEGLESSLKEPEAPTVLYVTHHLEELPGAVEAATIMKNGRVQADGKKHNVLTDEEISTAFDVNGSIQWHEQRPWFITGGAPIR, translated from the coding sequence ATGGAGCGTTTAGTGGACATGAATAACGTCAGCGTACGGACGAATGGACGAATCAGGCTTGAAGACGTCTCATTTGCGGTCAATCAGGGCGAACACCGGGCGCTTCTCGGCCTGAACGGATCCGGCAAAACGACGCTGCTGCAGGCAATTTTAGGGCAGGTCTGGGCAACGAAAGGGGAAGTGCATACGTGGTTTGGCCGTCACGGCAGGGTGAATATGCAGGATCTCCGACGGGAAATCGGTATCGTCAGCAATGCCCTGGATGACCAGTACCAGCACCGGGCGGGGGAAACCGCCTTTAATGTCGCGTTAAGCGGTTATTTTGCAAGTATCGGCATTTATGAGCAGGCACCGCAGGAAATCACCGCCAGGGCAGAAAACGCGCTGCACACGTTTGGGGTTTCCCAGTATAGGGACGTGCCGTATGCCGCGCTCTCGCAGGGAGAGAAGCGGCGGGTGATGCTTGCGCGGGCGTGGACGACTGGAGCGAAGCTGCTTTTGCTTGACGAGCCGTGCACCGGGCTTGATGTAAAGGGAAGAGAGGAGCTGATCGAAGGACTTGAGTCGTCGCTTAAAGAGCCGGAGGCGCCGACGGTGCTGTATGTGACCCACCATCTCGAAGAACTGCCGGGAGCGGTCGAGGCTGCAACGATTATGAAAAACGGACGGGTGCAGGCGGATGGAAAGAAACATAACGTTCTGACGGATGAGGAAATTTCGACCGCCTTTGATGTCAACGGAAGCATCCAGTGGCATGAGCAGCGGCCGTGGTTTATTACCGGGGGCGCGCCGATACGCTGA
- a CDS encoding DUF1273 domain-containing protein: MRRLAATGYKPAELGIFKDDAPEIAYIRKTLEKRLRALIEEGSEWLIISGQPGVEWWAAEAWNGLREEYDHIQLAVLEPFLEQDSIWPEHVRTAYAQLKQSADYVDAISKRPYVNPSQLKAKNDFIISHTDALLILYDEEQEGVPKYMLASAERRQQSGHYPVFTIVPEDLEETVREEAEREWDG; the protein is encoded by the coding sequence TTGAGGCGCCTGGCCGCGACCGGCTACAAGCCGGCTGAGCTCGGCATCTTCAAAGACGACGCCCCCGAGATTGCCTACATCCGGAAAACGCTCGAAAAGCGGCTGCGGGCCCTGATTGAAGAGGGCAGCGAATGGCTGATTATTTCCGGACAGCCCGGTGTCGAATGGTGGGCCGCCGAAGCCTGGAACGGCCTGCGGGAGGAATACGACCATATTCAGCTCGCTGTGCTCGAGCCGTTTCTTGAGCAGGACTCCATCTGGCCGGAGCACGTCCGCACCGCCTATGCCCAGCTGAAGCAGAGCGCCGACTACGTGGATGCGATTTCCAAGCGCCCGTATGTGAATCCGTCGCAGCTGAAGGCCAAAAACGACTTTATTATTTCCCATACAGACGCCCTTTTGATTCTGTATGACGAGGAGCAGGAGGGCGTGCCGAAGTATATGCTTGCCTCTGCCGAGCGCCGCCAGCAGAGCGGCCATTATCCGGTCTTTACGATTGTGCCGGAGGACCTCGAGGAAACCGTGCGCGAGGAAGCCGAACGGGAATGGGATGGATAG
- a CDS encoding dynamin family protein, with protein MQRPSFDMYQWNNDTVRSFFSRHTFSEAAVTDGLENLQATAALGEEEQKDLERLKAKNSESAYHVLVCGHFSAGKSTLINRMLDGEWLPAHPVPTSANIVSFTTGSASSYQVTTGGETAAIPPGEWTNAWMMATETERVEVKHPDLPLPPGVTLFDTPGIDSTEAAHQRAAESEWMVADELFYVADYQQVESEENFLFLQQLNEQYVRPCLIVNQVDKHEEEELSFQAYQDRIRQSLDRRQIEYEAIFFVSALYPERTADAWQALREKMLPEGSREREERIRQTCAARAYFITASYVRSRLAAAEPDGDVQRVWETFSTPGALYEAIEADEEAAGEFRHWETKAEKAMRRTIHDGFARAKLMPYHTRAAVHAYLESRLVTFRVKSWLGTRKTARVRKEREARVLEELNENIKNELENHLKRDMKQTAERYAGKSPEVEAAIDTMKVRADPAMLEEAENKGARLTEAYARTYCRTLEEKMQTAYRRQLAEWMPLFLEKARAHKQMEAERQEANAAAHRQAWEAYEAWREEFYQKKELLEAQQQWWVQEAVPLAQQEEREPAMQIVAPSAGAEGYSVREWYRDYLDRAGRERSSLADPEAEAERWQKLARLVQPYAPLEGFAQRLEARARRLREQAFRVSFFGGFSAGKSTVANAMAGEAVLPVSANPTTAAITHMKAPDGQHADRSAVIYYKQQTYVLQDMNDLLAPFEVRLSHVSEWHSRYAVYEEEVQERAEKAEKQKRAELEQQHLEPLAFDAMREEEKRMLDQYVASYEKQQSRAGCPETVTLEAFQQAAGAEEAAMMIERADVYLSTRWTERGMEVVDTPGIHSVYQRHADISFQEMKRADAILFLSYYNHAFSRGDKAFLEQLAAVNQTFSYDKLLFLVNAADLAAGRQELEEVLHYVRQELAAIGIHEPLVLPVSGKVSLQDKSAGGLEGFEAVFEQFLSSTLETTVMNEGSREAAEVLTYVERARAQAERTDAEQEREKQNDIAQLEQFITQDKWTESWKRIEKRLTEETEELFFYVRQRLFYYYREEFMFWFSRAYFYEQPSFRSQLRRKTTEAVHQVLQRFLQETRITSARIEQWMHRTMDDEEQDWRQQLPDHFGYVFSGEKTAFPAIEFSPPEVPAIAEAVEGEWKTLTHHDFFMNGQNKAYREVLEQQLRPVVEEELQIVKAEVYAWAEAAARARWEQRTADWETAARRQAEWLRQEKTGETGLEWAELEAAIRRLVGQEE; from the coding sequence GTGCAGCGGCCAAGTTTTGATATGTATCAATGGAATAATGACACGGTCCGGAGCTTTTTCTCCCGGCATACGTTTTCAGAGGCGGCGGTCACGGACGGCCTGGAAAATCTCCAGGCCACGGCAGCCCTGGGCGAAGAGGAGCAGAAGGACCTTGAGCGGCTGAAGGCGAAAAACAGCGAGTCGGCGTACCATGTGCTCGTCTGCGGCCATTTTTCCGCCGGTAAAAGCACGCTGATCAACCGGATGCTGGACGGGGAATGGCTGCCGGCCCATCCGGTGCCGACGAGTGCCAATATCGTTTCGTTTACGACCGGAAGCGCTTCCTCCTATCAGGTGACCACCGGCGGAGAGACCGCGGCTATACCGCCCGGGGAATGGACGAACGCCTGGATGATGGCCACAGAGACCGAACGGGTGGAGGTGAAGCATCCTGATCTGCCGCTGCCGCCGGGAGTGACGCTTTTTGATACGCCGGGCATCGATTCCACCGAAGCCGCTCATCAGCGGGCGGCGGAGTCGGAATGGATGGTAGCCGATGAGCTGTTTTATGTCGCCGACTACCAGCAGGTGGAGTCGGAGGAAAATTTCTTATTTCTGCAGCAGCTGAACGAGCAGTACGTCCGCCCGTGTCTTATCGTCAATCAGGTGGATAAGCACGAGGAGGAGGAGCTGTCCTTTCAGGCGTACCAGGACCGGATCCGGCAGAGCCTGGACCGCCGGCAGATCGAATACGAGGCCATTTTCTTTGTGTCCGCCCTTTATCCGGAGCGGACCGCTGATGCCTGGCAAGCCCTGCGGGAGAAGATGCTGCCCGAGGGTTCCCGGGAGCGGGAGGAGCGCATCCGGCAGACATGCGCCGCGAGAGCCTATTTCATCACTGCTTCCTATGTGCGAAGTCGTCTTGCTGCTGCGGAGCCGGACGGGGACGTGCAGCGCGTCTGGGAGACGTTTTCCACGCCGGGGGCCCTTTACGAGGCGATCGAGGCCGATGAGGAGGCCGCCGGCGAGTTCAGGCACTGGGAAACGAAGGCGGAAAAAGCAATGCGCCGGACCATCCACGACGGCTTTGCCCGTGCCAAGCTGATGCCCTATCATACCCGGGCCGCTGTGCACGCGTATCTGGAATCCCGCCTGGTCACGTTCCGGGTGAAAAGCTGGCTGGGCACCCGGAAAACAGCCCGGGTGCGAAAAGAGCGCGAGGCCCGGGTGCTCGAAGAGCTGAATGAAAACATAAAAAACGAGCTCGAAAATCATTTAAAGCGTGACATGAAGCAGACCGCCGAACGGTATGCGGGAAAAAGCCCGGAGGTGGAAGCCGCTATTGATACCATGAAGGTGCGCGCAGACCCCGCAATGCTCGAGGAAGCGGAAAACAAGGGAGCGCGTCTTACGGAGGCCTATGCAAGAACCTACTGCCGCACGCTCGAGGAAAAAATGCAGACGGCGTACCGGCGCCAGCTTGCTGAATGGATGCCGCTGTTTTTAGAGAAGGCTCGTGCCCATAAACAAATGGAAGCCGAGCGGCAGGAAGCAAACGCGGCAGCCCATCGGCAGGCATGGGAGGCCTACGAAGCGTGGCGGGAGGAATTTTATCAGAAGAAGGAGCTGCTCGAAGCCCAGCAGCAGTGGTGGGTTCAGGAGGCGGTTCCGCTCGCGCAGCAGGAAGAGCGGGAGCCGGCCATGCAGATCGTGGCCCCTTCGGCGGGCGCAGAAGGTTATTCGGTGCGGGAATGGTACCGGGATTATCTGGACCGTGCCGGCCGGGAGCGGTCCTCTCTCGCAGATCCGGAGGCCGAGGCAGAGAGGTGGCAGAAGCTTGCCCGCCTCGTGCAGCCGTATGCGCCGCTTGAAGGCTTTGCCCAGAGGCTTGAGGCCCGGGCAAGGCGGCTTCGGGAGCAGGCATTCCGTGTTTCCTTTTTCGGCGGCTTCAGCGCCGGGAAATCCACCGTGGCCAACGCCATGGCCGGGGAAGCCGTCCTGCCGGTGTCGGCGAACCCGACGACAGCAGCCATCACGCACATGAAAGCGCCGGACGGACAGCACGCAGACCGGAGCGCAGTGATTTATTATAAACAGCAGACCTACGTCCTACAGGACATGAATGACCTGCTCGCGCCGTTTGAGGTGCGTCTTTCGCATGTGTCGGAGTGGCACAGCCGTTACGCCGTCTATGAAGAAGAGGTGCAGGAGCGGGCGGAGAAGGCCGAAAAGCAGAAACGGGCGGAGCTCGAGCAGCAGCATCTGGAGCCGCTCGCGTTTGACGCCATGCGGGAGGAAGAAAAAAGGATGCTTGATCAGTATGTGGCGTCCTATGAGAAGCAACAAAGCCGTGCCGGCTGCCCGGAAACGGTGACCCTGGAGGCGTTTCAGCAGGCTGCAGGTGCTGAAGAAGCCGCCATGATGATCGAGCGGGCGGATGTTTACCTTTCGACCCGGTGGACCGAAAGAGGAATGGAAGTCGTCGATACGCCCGGCATCCATTCCGTGTATCAGCGTCACGCGGACATTTCGTTTCAGGAAATGAAGCGGGCGGACGCTATTTTGTTTTTATCCTATTATAACCATGCATTTTCCCGCGGGGACAAAGCATTTTTGGAGCAGCTGGCTGCCGTGAACCAGACCTTTTCCTATGACAAGCTCCTTTTCCTGGTTAATGCAGCGGATCTGGCAGCGGGACGCCAGGAGCTCGAGGAGGTTCTCCACTACGTCCGGCAGGAGCTGGCCGCGATTGGCATCCATGAGCCGCTCGTTCTGCCTGTTTCCGGAAAAGTATCGCTGCAGGACAAATCGGCCGGCGGCCTGGAAGGGTTCGAAGCCGTGTTTGAGCAGTTTCTTTCCTCGACGCTTGAGACGACTGTGATGAACGAGGGCAGCCGGGAGGCAGCGGAGGTCCTGACGTATGTGGAACGAGCGCGGGCGCAGGCGGAACGGACGGATGCCGAACAGGAGCGGGAAAAGCAAAACGATATCGCACAGCTCGAGCAGTTCATCACGCAGGACAAATGGACGGAATCATGGAAACGTATCGAAAAGCGGCTTACGGAGGAAACGGAGGAGTTGTTTTTTTACGTGCGCCAGCGCCTCTTTTATTACTACCGGGAAGAATTTATGTTTTGGTTTTCGCGGGCGTACTTTTACGAGCAGCCGTCGTTTCGCTCGCAGCTCCGCCGGAAGACGACGGAGGCGGTGCATCAGGTGCTGCAGCGGTTCCTGCAGGAGACAAGAATTACCTCCGCCCGGATTGAACAGTGGATGCACCGTACCATGGACGACGAAGAGCAGGACTGGAGACAGCAGCTGCCGGACCATTTCGGTTATGTCTTTTCAGGGGAGAAAACGGCTTTTCCGGCAATCGAATTTTCCCCGCCGGAGGTGCCGGCGATCGCAGAGGCAGTGGAGGGCGAGTGGAAGACGCTCACCCACCATGATTTTTTCATGAATGGGCAGAACAAAGCGTATAGGGAAGTGCTGGAGCAGCAGCTGCGTCCGGTCGTCGAAGAAGAACTGCAGATCGTCAAAGCAGAGGTCTACGCCTGGGCAGAGGCGGCTGCAAGGGCCCGGTGGGAGCAGCGCACCGCTGACTGGGAAACGGCGGCCCGCCGGCAGGCGGAGTGGCTCCGGCAGGAAAAAACAGGAGAGACCGGGCTGGAGTGGGCCGAGCTTGAAGCAGCGATCCGGAGGCTGGTTGGACAGGAAGAGTAA
- a CDS encoding ribonuclease H-like domain-containing protein, whose protein sequence is MKNKLKRMKTHLQEEIPAAPAPPEENREEAGIRHLEEWEAFGAVPKHYDGETILKRTVTYPLDYIHGSASFGELFTVFDRWQQEPAFHPLHPEGRRPEDLLFFDTETTGLKGGTGTTIFLLGGARVYTDRVEVSQYFLPGPEHEVALYHYFLTECYSAENLVTYNGKSFDWPQVQTRHTLVRNQVPKLPAFGHFDLLHASRRLFAERLESCRLSVVERDILGFVRHDDTPGYLAPMLYFDYVNEGLPEFVTGILEHNEQDILSLITLYIDISKRILADGTGEKQSLAVAKWFDQQKEWTKSAQHYTAMVENGDEDGETMHRYGLNLKKQHRYDEAIPWFEKVWERNEDSRYTLEAGVELAKWEEHRAKNPERALLYAAGVQSKAERAGLTLPAGQQADLHKRLGRLMNKRGRTS, encoded by the coding sequence ATGAAAAATAAACTCAAGCGAATGAAAACGCATCTGCAGGAAGAGATCCCGGCCGCTCCCGCTCCGCCCGAAGAAAACAGGGAGGAGGCAGGCATTCGGCACCTGGAGGAATGGGAAGCCTTCGGCGCAGTGCCGAAGCACTACGACGGGGAAACGATTTTAAAACGGACCGTTACGTATCCGCTGGACTACATCCACGGGAGCGCCTCCTTTGGCGAGTTGTTTACGGTGTTTGACCGCTGGCAGCAGGAGCCCGCGTTTCATCCGCTGCATCCGGAGGGCCGGCGCCCGGAGGACCTGCTGTTTTTTGATACGGAAACGACCGGGCTGAAGGGGGGGACCGGCACCACCATCTTTCTGCTTGGCGGCGCCCGGGTGTACACCGACCGCGTCGAGGTGTCGCAGTACTTTCTCCCCGGGCCGGAGCATGAAGTGGCGCTGTATCATTATTTTCTGACCGAATGCTATTCTGCGGAAAACCTGGTCACCTATAACGGAAAATCGTTTGACTGGCCGCAGGTGCAGACCCGGCATACGCTCGTGCGCAACCAGGTGCCGAAGCTTCCGGCCTTTGGCCACTTTGATCTTTTGCACGCGAGCCGCCGCCTGTTTGCCGAGCGGCTGGAATCGTGCCGGCTGAGTGTGGTGGAGCGGGATATTCTTGGATTTGTCCGTCACGACGACACGCCGGGATACCTCGCGCCGATGCTGTACTTTGACTACGTGAACGAGGGCCTTCCCGAGTTTGTAACCGGGATCCTCGAGCATAACGAGCAGGATATTTTGTCGCTGATCACGCTTTACATTGATATTTCCAAACGAATTCTTGCCGACGGGACGGGCGAAAAGCAGTCGCTTGCCGTCGCCAAATGGTTTGACCAGCAGAAGGAGTGGACCAAAAGCGCCCAGCACTATACGGCCATGGTCGAAAACGGGGACGAGGACGGCGAAACAATGCACCGCTACGGTCTCAATTTAAAAAAACAGCACCGGTACGACGAAGCCATTCCCTGGTTTGAGAAGGTCTGGGAGCGCAACGAGGATTCGCGGTATACGCTCGAGGCCGGGGTAGAGCTTGCCAAATGGGAGGAGCACCGGGCGAAAAACCCCGAACGGGCGCTTCTGTACGCTGCAGGGGTCCAGAGCAAGGCGGAGCGGGCTGGACTCACGCTTCCGGCCGGACAGCAGGCCGACCTGCATAAACGGCTCGGGCGGCTGATGAATAAACGGGGGCGGACGTCTTGA
- a CDS encoding chemotaxis protein, producing the protein MSLADEKHILLESGTNELEIVLFSIGTSQFGINVLKVREIIHQVEVTPVPNHHEHVKGIVRLRNEVIPVIDLKKVLHHDGADDVRHDKYIIAELNQMKVAFHVEEVSRIHRISWEDIEKPNALSQGLEARSIGIVKMEHAMVFLLDYEKIISDISPDTLSGQHLPAYRPDRENTTVLIVEDSPVLKHLIADTLTEAGYSQLRSFENGREAYEYLEALLADNEEASLPDLVITDIEMPQMDGHHLTKKIKDHENLQSLPVIIFSSLITADLFHKGKEVGADAQVSKPEINTLVKTIDSCIRASAGR; encoded by the coding sequence ATGTCCTTAGCAGACGAAAAACATATTTTATTGGAATCCGGGACAAACGAGCTCGAAATCGTTCTGTTTTCCATCGGAACCAGTCAGTTTGGCATCAATGTGCTGAAGGTGCGCGAAATCATTCATCAGGTGGAGGTGACTCCCGTCCCCAATCACCACGAGCATGTGAAGGGAATCGTCCGGCTTCGCAATGAAGTGATACCGGTGATTGATTTAAAAAAAGTGCTTCATCACGACGGGGCGGACGACGTCCGGCACGACAAATACATTATCGCAGAGCTGAATCAGATGAAGGTGGCGTTTCATGTAGAAGAAGTATCCCGTATCCACCGCATCAGCTGGGAGGATATTGAAAAGCCCAATGCGCTCTCCCAGGGACTCGAAGCACGATCCATCGGTATTGTGAAAATGGAGCACGCCATGGTCTTTCTGCTTGATTACGAAAAAATCATCAGTGATATTTCCCCGGACACCCTGTCTGGCCAGCACCTGCCGGCGTACAGGCCGGACCGGGAAAATACGACTGTGTTAATTGTAGAGGATTCGCCGGTGCTCAAGCACTTGATTGCCGATACCCTCACAGAAGCCGGGTACAGCCAGCTCCGCTCCTTTGAAAACGGCCGGGAAGCGTACGAATACTTAGAAGCGTTACTTGCCGACAACGAAGAAGCAAGCCTCCCGGACCTTGTCATTACAGACATTGAAATGCCGCAGATGGACGGTCATCATCTGACGAAAAAGATCAAGGACCATGAAAACCTCCAAAGCCTTCCGGTCATTATTTTTTCGTCGCTGATCACGGCGGATCTGTTCCATAAAGGAAAAGAAGTCGGAGCCGACGCCCAGGTGAGCAAGCCCGAAATTAATACCCTCGTAAAAACCATCGACAGCTGCATCCGGGCTTCCGCCGGCCGCTGA
- a CDS encoding zinc-binding dehydrogenase, with protein MKALVINKAGGPGDLKETDIDMPEPEAHELRVNVHAVGLNPVDYKLMGAPLPEWSFPHVSGLDVSGVVDAVGADVTDWSVGDEVYYHGSMTTNGGFAEFTTTRADVVSSVPKGLSHVEAASMPTAGFTAYQSLYRKAPLRPGQTIMIQAGSGGVGSFAVQLAKHLGLTVISTCSGDNADYVKDLGADHVVDYRRDNVVEEVHKWTDGRGVDAVLDLVGQQTATDALDYLAFNGHLIAVVEWPDLSHYVAKTLAPSIHEVALGFVYRSDDEAQIKDLGFIARELGELASQGKVKPSVSRTVSFSDIPDALKDMQDGHTRGKIVASFEA; from the coding sequence ATGAAAGCACTTGTGATAAATAAAGCCGGAGGTCCCGGCGATTTAAAGGAAACAGATATCGACATGCCGGAGCCGGAAGCTCATGAGCTCCGGGTCAACGTACACGCCGTTGGATTAAATCCGGTCGATTATAAATTAATGGGCGCCCCTCTCCCGGAATGGTCCTTCCCCCACGTGTCGGGCCTGGACGTTTCCGGCGTAGTCGATGCCGTCGGCGCGGACGTAACCGATTGGTCCGTAGGCGATGAAGTGTATTATCACGGAAGTATGACGACAAATGGCGGATTTGCGGAATTTACGACCACGCGTGCAGATGTGGTTTCGTCTGTACCGAAAGGACTGTCCCATGTGGAGGCTGCGTCGATGCCGACGGCCGGATTCACGGCCTACCAGTCGCTGTACCGGAAAGCACCGCTTCGCCCCGGACAGACGATCATGATTCAGGCCGGCTCCGGCGGTGTCGGCAGCTTTGCCGTCCAGCTTGCCAAGCATCTCGGCCTTACGGTCATTTCCACCTGCTCGGGTGATAATGCGGACTATGTCAAAGATCTGGGCGCCGATCACGTGGTGGACTACCGCAGGGATAATGTGGTGGAGGAAGTACACAAATGGACCGATGGCCGCGGCGTGGATGCCGTGCTTGATCTGGTGGGACAGCAGACGGCGACCGATGCGCTGGATTATCTCGCCTTTAACGGGCATTTGATTGCTGTGGTGGAATGGCCGGACCTTTCCCACTACGTAGCGAAAACGCTCGCCCCTTCCATTCATGAGGTGGCACTTGGATTTGTGTACCGCTCCGATGACGAAGCGCAGATTAAAGATCTCGGATTTATCGCCCGGGAGCTTGGAGAACTGGCTTCCCAGGGAAAAGTAAAGCCTTCCGTCAGCCGGACCGTCAGCTTCAGTGACATTCCGGATGCATTAAAGGACATGCAGGACGGTCATACACGCGGAAAAATCGTCGCATCGTTCGAGGCATAA
- a CDS encoding DEAD/DEAH box helicase: protein MKKQSLQELMQWMKTDPSIAPNIEFWHTVDERPAKTAAFPEQLHERLRAGLAARGIDSLYTHQHSAFEQAYGRKANVVTITPTASGKTLCYNLPVLQTIMDEPEARSLYLFPTKALAQDQKSEINEFIEEIGASINSYTYDGDTPPTIRQSIRRAGHIVMTNPDMLHSAILPHHTKWVSLFEHLRYIVIDEIHTYRGVFGSHVANVLRRLLRIARYYGAEPTFITTSATIANPRELAETLTEQPFELVDNNGAPQGKKHFVFYNPPVINEAMNIRKGVLSEVNRLANTFLEQHVQTIVFTKSRVMVEVILSHLQHLNSRQTGQQSLVTGYRGGYLPNQRRAIEEGLRSGDIMGVISTNALELGVDIGQLQVCIMSGYPGSIASAWQQAGRAGRRQSESLIVMIAGSNPIDQYMIQHSDYFLEKNPETARIHPDNLIILVDHVKCAAFELPFRDDDTFGGVDVSDVLEYLSEENVVHHRGSKWYWMSDSFPAHGISLRSASQENVVIIDQTVPSASKVIGQMDRFSAMTLLHDEAIYIHQGVQYQVVYLDWDEKKAYVEEVRVDYYTDANMAVELKVLEEDQTADYPSYHAGFGDVMVHAKVTIFKKIKLTTFENIGSGTVHLPEEELHTNACWLHFPGETVREFGRDTLEQAMMGLANVLRHTAPVRVMCDPSDIHVVPQMKATHSEQPTIFLYDRYPGGVGLSSTIFKDLPDVLRDCASLIDACPCHDGCPSCIGSDIMLSGNTKATVLAFIHRLQAEQEVSSTGEHEK, encoded by the coding sequence ATGAAAAAACAATCCTTACAGGAGTTAATGCAATGGATGAAAACTGACCCGTCCATTGCCCCTAATATAGAATTCTGGCATACCGTCGACGAACGGCCGGCGAAAACCGCGGCATTCCCGGAACAGCTGCATGAACGGCTGCGTGCCGGCCTTGCCGCCCGCGGCATCGATTCGCTGTACACTCATCAGCATTCAGCGTTTGAACAGGCGTACGGCCGGAAAGCCAATGTCGTCACCATCACGCCGACCGCCTCCGGGAAAACCCTGTGCTACAATCTTCCGGTGCTGCAAACGATCATGGACGAGCCGGAGGCACGCTCCCTGTACCTGTTTCCAACGAAAGCCCTCGCCCAGGACCAGAAGAGCGAGATCAATGAATTTATCGAGGAAATCGGTGCTTCCATTAACAGCTACACGTACGACGGAGACACGCCGCCAACCATCCGGCAGTCGATCCGGCGTGCCGGCCATATTGTCATGACCAACCCGGATATGCTGCACTCGGCCATTCTGCCGCACCATACCAAATGGGTGTCGCTGTTTGAGCATCTGCGCTATATCGTCATTGACGAAATTCATACGTACCGCGGGGTCTTCGGGAGCCACGTGGCGAACGTGCTCCGCCGGCTGCTGCGCATTGCCCGCTACTACGGGGCCGAGCCGACGTTTATCACGACCTCCGCGACCATCGCCAATCCGCGTGAACTCGCCGAAACCCTTACCGAACAGCCCTTTGAACTCGTGGACAACAACGGGGCGCCGCAGGGGAAAAAGCATTTTGTGTTTTACAACCCGCCGGTGATTAACGAAGCGATGAATATCCGCAAGGGCGTCCTCTCTGAGGTCAACCGGCTCGCCAACACGTTTCTCGAGCAGCACGTCCAGACGATTGTGTTTACGAAAAGCCGGGTGATGGTGGAGGTGATTTTAAGCCATCTGCAGCATTTGAACAGCAGGCAGACCGGCCAGCAGAGCCTCGTGACCGGCTACCGCGGCGGCTACCTGCCAAATCAGCGGCGGGCTATTGAGGAGGGACTCCGCTCCGGCGATATCATGGGCGTGATTTCCACCAACGCGCTCGAGCTTGGCGTCGACATCGGGCAGCTGCAGGTGTGCATCATGTCCGGCTATCCGGGCTCGATTGCAAGTGCCTGGCAGCAGGCCGGACGCGCGGGACGGCGCCAGTCGGAGTCGCTGATCGTCATGATCGCAGGCTCCAATCCGATCGACCAGTATATGATCCAGCATTCCGACTACTTTCTGGAGAAAAACCCTGAAACCGCGCGCATTCATCCCGATAACCTGATCATTCTCGTGGACCATGTGAAATGCGCTGCCTTTGAACTGCCGTTCCGGGACGACGACACGTTCGGCGGAGTCGACGTGAGCGACGTGCTTGAGTACCTCTCGGAGGAAAACGTCGTGCACCACCGGGGCTCCAAATGGTACTGGATGAGCGATTCGTTTCCGGCGCACGGCATCAGCCTGCGCTCGGCCTCGCAGGAGAACGTCGTCATCATCGACCAGACGGTGCCGTCCGCGTCCAAGGTGATCGGGCAGATGGACCGCTTCAGCGCGATGACCCTGCTGCATGACGAAGCCATCTACATTCACCAGGGCGTGCAGTACCAGGTGGTTTATCTGGACTGGGACGAGAAAAAAGCGTACGTGGAAGAGGTGCGGGTCGACTACTATACCGATGCCAACATGGCCGTTGAGCTGAAGGTGCTTGAAGAGGACCAAACGGCCGACTATCCGTCGTATCACGCCGGCTTCGGTGATGTGATGGTGCACGCCAAGGTGACGATCTTTAAAAAAATCAAGCTGACGACGTTTGAAAACATCGGCTCGGGGACCGTGCACCTGCCGGAGGAGGAGCTGCATACAAATGCCTGCTGGCTCCATTTTCCCGGGGAGACCGTCCGGGAATTCGGGCGCGATACCCTCGAGCAGGCGATGATGGGACTTGCGAATGTCCTGCGGCACACCGCACCCGTGCGGGTCATGTGCGACCCGTCCGACATTCACGTGGTGCCGCAGATGAAGGCGACCCATTCGGAGCAGCCGACCATTTTTCTGTACGACCGCTATCCGGGCGGCGTCGGGCTCTCGTCCACCATTTTCAAGGATCTGCCCGACGTGCTCCGCGACTGCGCGTCGCTGATTGACGCCTGTCCGTGCCACGACGGATGCCCGTCCTGCATCGGATCGGATATTATGCTGAGCGGCAACACGAAAGCGACCGTGCTCGCATTCATTCACCGGCTTCAGGCCGAACAGGAGGTGAGCTCAACCGGTGAGCATGAAAAATAA
- a CDS encoding cyclic-phosphate processing receiver domain-containing protein encodes MNGTNIFLDDVRQSPDNHVLVKTAEECMRLLQNTADISHLSLDHDLGTKYFNGFSVVLYLLEKQIIPSKITIHSANAVGGKRMYRRLMEARRSGELPERVKILHRPLPLNA; translated from the coding sequence ATGAACGGAACAAATATTTTTTTAGACGACGTCCGACAGTCTCCGGATAATCACGTATTAGTAAAAACAGCGGAAGAATGTATGCGATTGCTGCAAAACACGGCAGATATCAGTCATCTGTCGCTTGACCACGATTTGGGAACGAAGTATTTTAATGGATTTTCCGTCGTGCTGTATTTACTTGAAAAACAAATTATACCTTCAAAAATTACTATACACTCAGCTAATGCAGTTGGCGGTAAACGGATGTACCGGAGACTGATGGAGGCACGCAGGTCCGGAGAACTTCCTGAACGAGTGAAGATTCTGCACCGGCCGCTTCCATTGAATGCCTAA